A stretch of DNA from Campylobacter concisus:
TAATTTAAAGGATAGAAAATGGCAGAAAAAAGAAAATATTCACGTAAATATTGCAAATTTACAGAAGCAAAAATTGATTTTATAGATTATAAAGATACTTCTCTTTTAAAGTATTGTTTATCAGAGAGATTTAAAATAATGCCAAGGCGTTTAACTGGCACATCAAAAAGACATCAAGAAATGGTAGAAAAAGCGATCAAAAGAGCTCGTCATGCAG
This window harbors:
- the rpsR gene encoding 30S ribosomal protein S18, with product MAEKRKYSRKYCKFTEAKIDFIDYKDTSLLKYCLSERFKIMPRRLTGTSKRHQEMVEKAIKRARHAAIIPYIVDRKDVVSNPFDGL